Proteins encoded together in one Numida meleagris isolate 19003 breed g44 Domestic line chromosome 17, NumMel1.0, whole genome shotgun sequence window:
- the SGSH gene encoding LOW QUALITY PROTEIN: N-sulphoglucosamine sulphohydrolase (The sequence of the model RefSeq protein was modified relative to this genomic sequence to represent the inferred CDS: deleted 2 bases in 1 codon) — translation MAQRGLTASSGAAPPAGCPPSPTLPVPSGAQTPEAPHPAGGPARAGSEPFRPAHVTGTEEEPGLRSSPGAGAMRAWALSLLLGALRLDGAPARNVLLLLADDGGFESGAYNNSAIRTPNLDALARRSLIFQNAFTSVSSCSPSRASVLTGLPQHQNGMYGLHQGVHHFNSFDAVRSLPRLLRQANVRTGIIGKKHVGPEAVYPFDFAYTEENSSVLQVGRNITRIKALVRRFLQSQDVRPFFLYVAFHDPHRCGHSQPQYGAFCEKFGNGESGMGWIPDWKPQLYRPEDVQVPRFVPDTPAARADLAAQYTTIGRMDQGIGLVLEELRHAGVLNSTLVIYTSDNGIPFPGGRTNLYRSGTAEPLLLSSPEHPGRWGQVSSAFASLLDLTPTILDWFSIPYPSYSIFGTKQVQLTGKSLLPALQSEQPWATTFSSQSHHEATMYYPMRAIQHRQFRLIHNLNYKMPFPIDQDFYVSPTFQDLLNRTRAGQPTHWNKTLHQYYYRDRWELFDCSQDPTESHNLAPDPRYATVFQMLRAQLLKWQWDTGDPWVCAPDAVLEERLSPQCQPLHNEL, via the exons ATGGCTCAGCGGGGGCTCACGGCATCCTCGGGGGCCGCTCCGCCCGCGGGCTGCCCCCCCTCC CCGACGCTCCCGGTGCCTTCGGGAGCACAAACACCCGAAGCGCCGCATCCGGCGGGGGGCCCCGCCCGGGCCGGATCTGAGCCATTCCGGCCGGCTCATGTGACTGGAACAGAGGAGGAGCCGGGGCTGCGGAGCTCCCCCGGTGCCGGTGCTATGCGGGCCTGGGCGCTGTCGCTGTTGCTGGGCGCGCTCCGGCTCGACGGAGCCCCCGCCCGCAacgtgctgctcctgctgg CGGACGACGGCGGCTTCGAGAGCGGTGCCTACAACAACTCGGCCATCCGGACGCCCAACCTGGACGCGCTGGCGCGGCGCAGTCTGATCTTCCAGAACGCCTTCACCTCCGTCAGCAGCTGCTCCCCGAGCCGGGCCAGCGTGCTGACCGGGCTGCCCCAG CACCAGAATGGGATGTACGGGCTGCACCAGGGCGTGCACCACTTCAACTCCTTCGATGCCGTGCGCAGCCTGCCCCGGCTGCTCCGCCAAGCGAACGTCCGCACAG ggaTCATTGGCAAGAAGCACGTCGGGCCTGAGGCCGTGTACCCCTTCGACTTCGCCTACACGGAGGAGAACAGTTCggtgctgcaggtggggaggAACATCACCCGCATCAAAGCGCTCGTCCGGCGCTTCCTCCAGAGCCAGGATgtgag ACCTTTCTTCCTCTACGTCGCCTTCCACGACCCGCATCGCTGCGGGCACTCCCAGCCCCAGTACGGAGCCTTTTGTGAGAAATTCGGCAACGGGGAGAGCGGCATGGGTTGGATCCCCGACTGGAAGCCGCAGCTCTACCGCCCGGAGGACGTGCAG GTCCCTCGCTTTGTTCCGGACACACCGGCTGCCCGGGCAGACTTGGCAGCCCAGTACACCACCATCGGGCGCATGGACCAAG GGATCGGgctggtgctggaggagctgcgGCACGCTGGCGTTCTCAATAGCACGCTGGTGATCTACACCTCTGACAATGGCATCCCCTTCCCCGGCGGCAGGACCAACCTCTACCGGTCGGGCACGGCTGAgcccctgctgctctcctccccagAGCACCCCGGGCGCTGGGGCCAGGTCAGCTCGGCCTTCGCCAGCCTCCTGG ATCTCACACCGACCATTCTGGACTGGTTCTCCATCCCCTACCCTTCGTACAGCATCTTTGGCACAAAGCAGGTGCAGCTCACGGGCAAATCTCTCCTGCCGGCCCTGCAGTCGGAGCAGCCCTGGGCCACCACCTTCAGCAGCCAGAGCCACCACGAGGCCACCATGTACTACCCCATGCGTGCCATCCAGCACCGCCAGTTCCGCCTCATCCACAACCTCAACTACAAGATGCCCTTCCCCATCGACCAGGACTTCTACGTCTCGCCCACATTCCAAGACCTGCTGAACCGCACCAGGGCCGGGCAGCCCACGCACTGGAACAAAACCCTGCACCAGTACTACTACCGGGACCGCTGGGAGCTTTTCGACTGCAGCCAGGACCCCACCGAGAGCCACAACCTGGCCCCTGACCCACGCTACGCCACCGTCTTCCAGATGCTGCGTGCACAGCTGCTGAAGTGGCAGTGGGACACAGGGGACCCCTGGGTGTGTGCCCCCGATGCCGTcctggaggagaggctgagccCGCAGTGCCAGCCGCTGCACAACGAGCTGTGA
- the GAA gene encoding LOW QUALITY PROTEIN: lysosomal alpha-glucosidase (The sequence of the model RefSeq protein was modified relative to this genomic sequence to represent the inferred CDS: deleted 1 base in 1 codon), which produces MRKKKKIFIKDVPWQSAFCLFCFLRFVSFILRRGFTGSALSGGAQPRRSGDRGVRSGAVRSGAAASRRCLPGRSRRRRRELREGREEPGRSGAMAGLRAVLLALLLRSLPSAGGSADSSCAVPPDDRFDCGPERLLARAGCEARGCCYAPFGPRGGGGPPWCFFPRGYRSYRADNVTTTAGGYAARLRRVVPSFLPADVGTLRLDVALETESRLRFTLRDPARQRYEVPMATPRVSTRAADTLYGVRLLQDPFGIVVFRQPGGQVLLNTSVAPLFFADQFLQISTSLPSRFVSGLGERLTPLVLDTAWTKVTLWNRDMAPAPQVNLYGSHPFYLALEDGGSAHGVFLLNSNAMDVLLQPSPALTWRTTGGILDFYVFLGPDPQSVVRQYLDVVGFPFMPPYWALGFHLCRWGYSSSAITRQAAANMSAGLFPLDVQWNDLDYMDAKRDFTFNKESFRDYPDMVRDFHRRGLRYVMIVDPGISSSGPPGTYRPYDDGLKRGVFIRNATGQPLIGKVWPGPTAFPDFTNPETHEWWHDMVKDFHDQVPFDGMWIDMNEPSNFVEGSQDGCPDTSLEKPPYVPGVFGGRLQAGTICASSQQHLSSHYNLHSLYGLTEAIASHNALLRVRGSRPFVISRSTFAGHGHYAGHWTGDVESSWEQLARSVPEVLLFNLLGVPLVGADICGFAGNTSEELCVRWTQLGAFYPFMRNHNDHGNRPQEPYAFGPAAQDAMRRALRLRYSLLPHLYTLFHRAHVAGDTVARPLFLEFPKDPNTWSVDRQLLWGAGLLVTPVLEQGQTKVSGYFPAGTWYSFTGDSTIHSKGQWILLAAPLDTINVHIRAGHILPLQEPALNTAESRKKGMTVVVALTPDGFARGELFWDDGESWQSFEKGDCTEILFLAARGAVLSQILRAGGHLDGILLEAVTVLGVPSAPRRVLANGVPVEDFSYRSDTQVLRVPVSLPMWEQFVVAWF; this is translated from the exons atgagaaaaaaaaaaaaaatcttcattaaagACGTACCATGGCAAAGTGcgttttgtttattttgcttcttgCGTTTCGTGTCTTTCATTTTACGACGCGGGTTCACCGGTTCCGCGCTTTCAGGCGGCGCTCAGCCCCGTCGCTCCGGGGACCGCGGGGTGCGGAGCGGAGCGGTGCGGAGCGGAGCTGCCGCCTCCAGGCGCTGC CTCCCCGGCCGGAGCAGGAGGCGGCGCCGCGAGCTCcgggaagggagagaggagccCGGAAGGAGCGGGGCCATGGCGGGGCTGCGGGCCGTGCTGCTGGCGCTCCTGCTCCGCTCGCTCCCCTCCGCCGGCGGCTCCGCGGATTCCTCCTGCGCGGTGCCCCCGGATGACCGCTTCGACTGCGGCCCCGAGCGGCTGCTGGCGCGGGCGGGCTGCGAGGCTCGGGGCTGCTGCTACGCTCCCTTCGGcccccgcggcggcggcggcccgcCCTGGTGCTTCTTCCCCCGCGGTTACCGCAGCTACCGGGCGGACAACGTGACGACCACGGCCGGCGGCTACGCGGCCCGGCTCCGCCGCGTCGTGCCCAGCTTCCTGCCCGCGGACGTGGGCACGCTGCGGCTGGACGTAGCGCTGGAGACCGAGAGCCGCCTGCGCTTCACG CTCCGCGATCCTGCGCGGCAGCGCTACGAGGTGCCCATGGCCACGCCGCGGGTGAGCACCCGCGCGGCCGACACTCTGTACGGGGTGCGGCTCCTCCAGGATCCCTTCGGCATCGTCGTGTTCCGGCAGCCCGGCGGGCAGGTCCT GCTGAACACCAGCGTCGCTCCGCTGTTCTTTGCGGACCAGTTCCTGCAGATCtccacctccctgccctcccGTTTCGTTTCTGGGCTGGGGGAGCGCCTGACACCTCTCGTCCTCGACACGGCCTGGACCAAGGTCACGCTGTGGAACCGGGACATGGCGCCCGCG ccccaggtCAACCTCTACGGCTCCCACCCCTTCTACCTGGCGCTGGAGGACGGCGGTTCGGCGCACGGTGTCTTCCTGCTGAACAGCAATGCCATGG acgtgctcctgcagcccagcccggCCCTGACCTGGCGCACGACGGGTGGAATCCTGGACTTCTACGTCTTCCTGGGTCCCGACCCCCAGAGCGTGGTGCGGCAGTACCTGGACGTCGTCG GGTTCCCCTTCATGCCCCCGTACTGGGCCCTGGGCTTCCACCTGTGCCGCTGGGGCTACTCTTCGTCCGCCATCACCCGGCAGGCCGCGGCCAACATGTCGGCGGGGCTCTTCCCCTTG GACGTGCAGTGGAACGACCTGGACTACATGGATGCCAAGAGGGACTTCACCTTCAACAAGGAAAGCTTCCGGGATTACCCCGACATGGTGCGCGACTTCCACCGGCGTGGCCTGCGCTACGTCATGATCGTG GATCCCGGCATCAGCAGCTCGGGACCGCCTGGCACCTACCGGCCCTACGACGATGGGCTGAAGCGAGGAGTGTTCATCCGCAACGCCACGGGGCAGCCGCTCATCGGGAAG GTGTGGCCGGGCCCCACGGCCTTCCCAGACTTCACCAACCCTGAGACGCACGAGTGGTGGCACGACATGGTGAAGGACTTCCACGACCAAGTGCCCTTCGACGGCATGTGGATC gaCATGAACGAGCCGTCCAACTTTGTGGAGGGCTCCCAGGACGGCTGCCCCGACACCAGCCTGGAGAAGCCCCCGTACGTGCCAG GTGTGTTCGGGGGCCGCCTGCAGGCGGGCACCATCTGTgcctccagccagcagcacctgtCCTCCCATTACAACCTGCACAGCCTGTACGGGCTGACCGAGGCCATCGCCTCCCACAA TGCACTGCTCCGGGTGCGGGGCTCGCGGCCCTTCGTCATCTCGCGCTCCACGTTCGCGGGACACGGCCATTACGCAGGGCACTGGACGGGGGACGTggagagcagctgggagcagctggccCGCTCCGTGCCAG AGGTGCTGCTCTTCAACCTCCTCGGGGTCCCGCTGGTGGGCGCTGACATCTGTGGCTTTGCGGGCAACACATCCGAGGAGCTGTGCGTGCGCTGGACCCAGCTGGGCGCCTTCTACCCCTTCATGAGGAACCACAACGACCACGGGAACCGG CCACAGGAGCCCTACGCCTTCGGCCCGGCCGCGCAGGATGCCATGAGGAGGGCCCTCCGCCTCCGCTactccctcctgccccacctcTACACCCTCTTCCACCGGGCGCATGTGGCCGGGGACACGGTGGCACGGCCGCTGTTCCTCGA GTTCCCCAAAGACCCCAACACGTGGAGCGTGGACCGCCAGCTGCTGTGGGGTGCAGGACTGCTGGTCACACcggtgctggagcagggacaGACCAAAGTCAGTGGCTATTTTCCAGCCGGGACGTGGTACAGCTTCACAGGG GACTCAACCATCCACAGCAAAGGGCAATGGATCCTCTTAGCAGCCCCCCTGGATACCATTAATGTGCACATCCGAGCAGGGCACATCCTGCCCCTGCAG GAGCCCGCGCTGAACACGGCCGAGTCCCGCAAGAAGGGGATGACCGTGGTGGTGGCCCTGACGCCGGATGGCTTTGCCCGCGGAGAGCTGTTCTGGGACGATGGGGAGAGCTGGCAGAGCTTCGAGAAGGGGGACTGCACCGAGATCCTCTTCCTGGCCGCACGC GGCGCCGTGCTCAGCCAGATCTTGCGGGCGGGCGGCCACCTGGATGGGATCCTGCTGGAGGCTGTCACCGTGCTGGGTGTCCCCAGTGCTCCGCGGCGAGTCCTGGCCAACGGCGTCCCCGTGGAGGATTTCTCATATCGCAGTGACACCCAG GTGCTGCGTGTCCCGGTGTCACTGCCGATGTGGGAGCAGTTTGTGGTCGCTTGGTTCTGA
- the CCDC40 gene encoding coiled-coil domain-containing protein 40, with amino-acid sequence MEFGASPPELREMEQPGTERGNPSHAASGAPMEAPAFSGELNSSKEPESALEQFNQLASEHGSQKWEQERQQLGAEQNETSGRSNEAAEETQLVVLDPEHPLMRRFQTALKNYLTKQMEKVDLELRELRTATKKSKEQREELGVVLYGVQQQLAHLQVELEKSHERRSQAATARRQLEEELEGLRLTHQKVCQNTDDERRKVSAMQTQAENLALRLLYMQNMDEDMHHNILLMKQSTKKAEAEKVRAEVEKKKQDLLVERLTRKAYELQEQIALFEAQFVAQAEDTKVTRQAVNEACMEVQAINMEKKRLMNHWTSSLAGVKQRDEAYIAAQELLSKYRRDLKSIETNIHGYRKSIRKEEEKNEVLVTILNRSQNDANTTRKLIAQCLSRQEALKLESSTYTHILEETEQAVRRIKMDQAARLNELLSISKDIEKGNEAKEQMESEIMAKLQAQMMSSKAEKHFSQLVAKLHQRKTDLELHFSKVENDMTQVILNATHTNCRLTVLQKTLCELDKEIKSIHDLISRSESEIAKCNLLIENKQGVIRQYNQKLEVLLSQQGGQELGPLEIEINRLTKQIEGCNSEVMALQKYWLNLQKELVKLTREQEDQLTSLDMLKKQITIMQQKKVRTENEIQQEIKEQKDLERHMKSISNDLIKLNVLINKNNSSFTELQHGNFITENEFVRSLKAAEKESIEMQEKHSQLTEEKERLLNSLVEAEHQIMLWEKKIQLTKEMRSAVDSERGRGEIRAMRAEIHRMQVRYSQLMKQQEKMIRDMEASVSRREAIAIRGEGQSRTDKKRLTKSDFCRKKEELRKKIAETQKNAQDCNKIILELEGTQASLNDSLLEKQQEMCTLQTESHGLDSHAECLRNKKRWNLLEIVAYQTRQKHLQALKEGKYTPLCSSEQACRNEQQKLRERLRAVSAIVHLVQQEQPQHRPALQWLGECLESGLGSQEA; translated from the exons ATGGAATTTGGTGCTAGCCCTCCTGAACTGAGAGAGATGGAGCAGCCAGGAACAGAGAGAGGGAACCCTTCCCATGCAGCTTCAGGAGCTCCTATGGAGGCACCTGCATTTTCAGGGGAGTTGAACAGCTCCAAGGAACCAG AATCTGCCTTGGAGCAGTTTAATCAGCTTGCTAGTGAGCATGGTAGCCAAAAATGGGAACAGGAACGCCAGCAGCTTGGAGctgagcaaaatgaaacaagtgGAAGAAGTaatgaagcagcagaagaaacacagctgGTTGTCTTGGATCCAGAACAT CCTCTGATGAGAAGATTCCAGACTGCCCTAAAGAATTACCTTACTAAGCAGATGGAAAAAGTGGATCTAGAGCTTCGAGAACTG AGGACAGCaacaaagaagagcaaagaacagagagaagagctTGGTGTGGTTCTTTACggagtgcagcagcagctggcccaTCTGCAGGTGGAGCTGGAGAAGAGCCACGAGCGTCGTTCTCAGGCAGCCACAGCGCGTCGGCAGCTGGAAGAGGAACTGGAGGGCCTCAGGCTGACTCACCAGAAAGTGTGTCAGAACACGGATGATGAACGCAGGAAAG TTTCTGCGATGCAGACCCAAGCAGAAAACTTGGCCCTGCGTCTCTTGTACATGCAGAATATGGATGAGGATATGCATCATAATATCTTACTGATGAAACAGTCGACAAAGAAGGCTGAGGCAGAGAAGGTCCGGGCTgaggtggaaaagaaaaaacag GATCTCCTAGTGGAGCGCTTAACAAGAAAAGCCTATGAACTACAAGAGCAGATTGCTCTGTTTGAAGCTCAGTTTGTGGCCCAGGCAGAGGACACAAAAGTAACTCGACAAGCAGTGAATGAG GCCTGTATGGAGGTGCAGGCTATTAACATGGAGAAGAAGCGACTGATGAACCACTGGACTAGCAGCTTGGCTGGAGTGAAGCAAAGAGATGAGGCCTATATTgctgcacaggagctgctgag CAAGTACAGACGTGACCTCAAGTCCATAGAAACAAACATCCATGGCTATAGAAAGTCGatcaggaaggaggaggagaagaatgAGGTGCTTGTCACTATCCTGAACCGTTCACAGAACGATGCCAACACAACGAGGAAACTGATTGCCCAGTGTCTTTCAAGGCAGGAAGCCTTGAAGCTTGAATCTAGCACCTATACTCACATTCTCGAAGAGACAGAGCAGGCTGTCCGTAGGATCAAGATG GATCAAGCTGCTCGTCTAAATGAGTTGTTATCCATCAGTAAGGAtatagagaaaggaaatgaagccAAAGAGCAGATGGAGAGTGAGATCATGGCAAAGCTGCAGGCCCAGATGATgtccagcaaagcagaaaagcacttCTCACAGCTGGTTGCAAAACTTCATCAGAGAAAAACTGATCTG GAGCTGCATTTTTCCAAGGTTGAAAATGATATGACCCAGGTTATTCTGAACGCGACTCACACTAACTGCAGGCTGACGGTCCTCCAGAAAACACTGTGTGAGCTggacaaggaaataaaaagcatccaCGATCTGATCAGTCGTAGTGAAAGCGAGATTGCAAAGTGCAACCTCCTGATTGAGAACAAGCAGGGGGTCATCAGGCAGTACAACCAGAAGCTGGAGGTGCTTCTTTCTCAGCAGGGG GGGCAAGAATTGGGACCGCTGGAAATTGAGATCAACAGGCTGACCAAGCAGATAGAAGGATGTAATTCTGAGGTGATGGCACTACAGAAGTACTGGCTCAATCTGCAGAAAGAGCTGGTCAAGCTAACCCGAGAGCAGGAGGACCAGCTCACCTCCTTGGACATGTTAAAGAAACAGATCACAAtaatgcagcagaagaaagtgcGCACTGAAA ATGAAATccaacaggaaataaaagagcagaaagaccTTGAACGTCACATGAAGAGCATATCCAATGACTTGATAAAGCTGAATGTGTTGATCAACAAGAACAACAGCAgcttcacagagctgcagcacggCAACTTTATCACAGAGAACGAGTTCGTACGCTCTCTGAAG gcagcagaaaaagaatcGATTGAGATGCAGGAGAAGCACAGCCAATTGactgaggagaaggaaagactCTTAAACAGCCTGGTGGAAGCAGA GCATCAAATCATGCTATGGGAGAAAAAGATCCAGCTGACAAAAGAGATGCGTTCAGCGGTGGATTCTGAGAGAGGACGAGGCGAAATCCGAGCCATGAGAGCGGAGATTCACAGAATGCAG GTCCGCTACAGCCAGCTGatgaagcagcaggagaagatGATTCGTGACATGGAGGCATCTGTTTCTCGGAGAGAGGCCATAGCAATTCGGGGAGAAGGTCAGAGCAGAACAGATAAGAAACGTCTCACCAAGAGCGACTTCTGCCGCAAGAAAGAGGAGCTGAGAAAGAAGATCGCCGAAACCCAGAAG AATGCTCAAGACTGCAACAAAATTATCCTGGAGCTGGAGGGCACCCAAGCATCCCTTAATGACAGCTTGTtggaaaagcaacaagaaatgTGCACGCTGCAGACTGAGTCCCACGGCCTCGATTCGCACGCAGAATGTCTCCGGAACAAAAAGCGATGG AACCTGTTGGAGATTGTGGCCTATCAGACACGCCAGAAGCATCTGCAGGCGCTGAAGGAAGGGAAGTACACGCCCCTGTGCAGCTCCGAGCAGGCCTGCAGAAACGAGCAGCAGAAACTGCGGGAGCGGCTCCGTGCTGTCAGTGCCATTGTCCACCTggtccagcaggagcagccccagcaccgccCGGCTCTGCAGTGGCTCGGGGAGTGCCTGGAGTCCGGCCTGGGCTCGCAGGAAGCCTGA
- the LOC110407505 gene encoding spidroin-1-like produces the protein MKESLPAAAAAAAAFPAFFPNGTKLYPTSPAANFRYCTQSSKKHNGRGATADPRGRAGLSRNPHSPAAAAAAAAAIFPLPGDATTAGHVTAGRDHLAPLWGGMGAGGFGPHHLAPQSRGGTGRAASAQRCPPAPLLAQVPGYRGNGAGAGGARRNGGGRGLFALPAAPRRHGGGYRVP, from the exons ATGAAGGAAAGCCTCCCAGCTGCCGCCGCTGCAGCCGCAGCATTCCCTGCCTTCTTTCCAAATGGAACCAAGCTGTACCCCACGTCACCGGCTGCCAACTTCAGATATTGTACG CAGTCGAGCAAGAAACACAACGGACGAGGCGCCACCGCAGacccgcggggccgggccgggctgagCCGCAACCCGCACTcacccgccgccgccgccgccgccgccgccgccatcttcCCGTTGCCAGGCGACGCGACAACAGCCGGTCACGTGACGGCCGGGCGCGACCACCTCGCCCCGCTGTGGGGGGGCATGGGGGCCGGGGGGTTCGGGCCGCACCACCTCGCGCCGCAGAGCCGGGGGGGAACGGGCCGCGCCGCCtcagctcagcgctgccccccggccccgctgctggCACAGGTACCGGGGTACCGGGGTAAcggggccggggcgggcggGGCGAGGCGGAACGGAGGGGGGCGGGGCCTTTTCGCCCTTCCCGCAGCTCCCCGCCGGCACGGAGGCGGTTACCGGGTGCCCTga